In Betaproteobacteria bacterium, a genomic segment contains:
- the ald gene encoding alanine dehydrogenase — MRIGVPKEIKDHEYRVGLTPSAVRELVAQGHQVVVERGAGAGISATDAVYEKAGATILPGADEVFAAADLIVKVKEPQPVEIGRLRPGQVLFTYLHLAPDPEQCKGLVASGAVCIAYETVTQQGGGLPLLAPMSEVAGRMAVQAGAHSLEKAHGGMGVLLGGVAGVAPTKIVILGAGVVGSNAAQIAVGTGAIVVVIDRSIDALRRIERLLGARAITIFSNRDNIESHLLSADLVIGGVLVPGAAAPKLVTREHVARMKPGSVVVDVAIDQGGCFETSRATTHTDPTYVVDSVVHYCVANMPGAVPRTSTYALNNATLPFTQQLAALGWKKALAANPHLMSGLNVCEGKVTYREVAQALGYAFSDPEPLVAA, encoded by the coding sequence GAGCTCGTGGCGCAAGGACACCAGGTGGTGGTCGAGCGCGGCGCCGGCGCGGGCATCAGCGCGACGGACGCGGTCTACGAGAAGGCGGGCGCCACGATATTGCCGGGGGCGGACGAGGTGTTCGCCGCCGCCGACCTGATCGTGAAGGTGAAGGAGCCGCAACCGGTCGAGATCGGGCGGCTGCGGCCGGGGCAGGTCCTCTTTACCTACCTTCACCTGGCGCCGGACCCCGAGCAGTGCAAGGGTCTCGTGGCGAGCGGGGCCGTGTGCATCGCCTACGAGACCGTGACGCAACAGGGCGGCGGGTTGCCGCTGCTCGCGCCGATGTCGGAGGTCGCCGGGCGCATGGCCGTCCAGGCGGGAGCGCATTCGCTGGAGAAGGCGCACGGCGGGATGGGCGTGCTGCTGGGAGGGGTGGCGGGCGTGGCGCCGACCAAGATCGTGATCCTCGGCGCGGGGGTGGTGGGATCGAACGCCGCCCAGATCGCCGTGGGCACCGGCGCGATCGTGGTCGTGATCGATCGCAGCATCGACGCGCTTCGCCGCATCGAACGCCTGCTGGGCGCGCGGGCGATCACCATCTTTTCAAACCGCGACAACATCGAGTCGCACCTGCTGTCGGCCGACCTGGTGATCGGGGGCGTGCTGGTTCCGGGCGCGGCTGCGCCGAAACTCGTCACGCGAGAGCACGTGGCGCGCATGAAGCCCGGCTCGGTGGTGGTGGACGTGGCGATCGACCAGGGCGGCTGTTTCGAGACGTCGCGCGCGACCACGCATACCGACCCCACGTACGTGGTCGACAGCGTGGTGCACTACTGCGTGGCCAATATGCCCGGGGCGGTGCCGCGCACGTCCACGTATGCGCTCAATAACGCGACGCTTCCCTTCACGCAGCAACTGGCGGCGCTCGGCTGGAAGAAGGCGCTCGCGGCCAACCCGCATCTGATGTCCGGCCTGAACGTGTGCGAAGGGAAGGTCACGTACCGCGAGGTGGCGCAGGCGCTGGGCTACGCCTTCAGCGACCCGGAGCCGCTCGTCGCGGCCTGA